The sequence TCCGCCGGGATCCGGATCTGCTGGGCGCCGCGATCGCCGAGACCCTGCGCTACACCCCGCCGGTCCAGCTCATTCCCCGCCAGGCGGAGAAGGACGCCGAGTTCGCCGGCACCACCGTCCCGGCGGGCGCCACCGTCTTCTGCATGATCGGCGCGGCCAACCGCGACCCCGACGCCTTCACCGCGCCGGACACCTTCGACATCCACCGCTCGGACCTGGGCACCGCCCGCTCCTTCACCGCTGCCGCCCAGCACCTGGCCTTCGGTACCGGACTCCACCAATGCGTCGGCACCGCCTTCGCGCGCGCCGAGCTGGAGACCGTCGCGGGGATGCTCCTGCCCCTGCTCGACCGGGTCCACTACAGCCCCGGCTTCCGGTACCAGGAGACCGGCCTCTACACCCGGGGTCCGGTCGCGCTGTCGCTGGACTTCACCCCCGTCCGCTGACGCGACACGTACGCGCGTGACCGACGTACGTGACCGCCGTACCTGACCGCCGCACGACCGTCCCTCCCCGGGACTTCCCCCGTACACCCCCCACTCTCAGGCGAAGACGACCATGACATCGACCGACATCACCCGAGCCATCGACGATCTGCTGTTCACCCCCGGCCTCGACCTCACCGAAGCCATCGACCGGCACTTCACCCCTGACTACCGCCAGCGCACCAACGGCGTGTGGAGCGACCGCGCGTCCTTCACCCAGCACATGACACGCCTGCGTTCCTTGATCCGCAGCGGGCACATCGAGGTCCACGACGAACTCCGTGACGGGACGCGCTACGCCGACCGCCACACCGTCACCCTCGTCCACGAGGACGGCCACACCTCCCGTACCGAGGTCTACCTCTTCGCCCTGCTGGCCGCCGACGGCCGCTTCCGGCGCGTCGAGGAGACCACGCTCCTGGTCACCGGGCACGCCGATGACGGGAACCTCGGCCTCGTCAAGTGACATGAACGGGCGTGCGTGGAAATCGACTTCGCGCAGGCCCAGGGTGTCCGCGACCGTTCCCGGCCACCCGCAACCGCTGTCCACCGCCGCAACGAAGGAGGACCCACCATGGTGTCCGTGGGGGAAAGACTGAGCAGGGCGCGCGTACAGGCGTTCGTCGGCCGGGGCGAGGAACTGGAGCGATTCGGCGAGGCGTTGGCGGGTGATCCGCAGGCACCGTTCGCGTTCTACGTGTACGGGCCGGGCGGCATCGGGAAGTCGACGCTGCTGCGGCGGCTGGCGGACCACGCCCGGGCCGCCGGCCGGCTGCTCGTCGAACTCGACGGCCGCTTCGTCAGCCGCGACCCGGCCGATTTCGAGCACGCCGCCGGGCCGTTCCTGGACGTGCCGGGCACGGTCCTGTTCGTGGACTCGTTCGAGCACTGCCAGTGGCTGGAGAGCTGGCTGTGGCACCACTTCCTGCCGCGTGCCGCGGACGACACCCTGGTCGTCCTAGGGGGCCGGCGGGCTCCGCAGCCGCAGTGGGCCGCCGATCCGGCCTGGTCCCGGCTCCTGCACGTGAGCGAGCTGGAGCCGTTCTCCGCGGAGCAGGCCCGGAGCCTGCTGGTGGCGGCGCAGATCCGGCCCGAGCTGCGGGACCGGGTGCTGCGCTTCGCCGGGGGCAACCCGCTCGCGCTGTCGCTGGCGGCCGCCGCCGGGTCGGAGGGCTGCGGCCGGGAGGAGATCTGGGCACCCACGGCAGACGTGCTCCGCACCCTGCTCGCGGGGCTGATCGGGGAGGTGCCCACGGCGTCCCACCGTCGCGCCCTGGAGGTGGCGGCGCAGGCCCACTCGACGTCCGAGGAGCTGCTGGCCGCGGTACTCCCCGGGGAGGACGTGCATCCGCTCTTCTCCTGGCTGCGCGACCTGCCCTTCATGGAGTCCAGCCTGCGGGGGTTGTACCCGCACGACGCGGCGCGCGAGACGCTGGCCGCCGACCTGCGCTGGCGGGCGCCCAACGCCTTCGAGGCGATGCGCCGGCGCCTGGCGGACGAGTACCTGCGCATCCTGCGCGAGGCGCCGGAGGAACGGGTGTGGACCGTCACCGACGATCTCTTCTACCTGTTCCGGGAAGGCGCGACGCTGGCCCGGCTGCGCTCCTGGTCCCGCGAGGACGAGGTCCACGACCGTCCGCTGCACCCGGACGACATCGATGTCATCCTGCGCATGGCCACCGAGACGGAAGGGGCCGCCTCGGCGGACCTGGTCCGCTACTGGGCGCGGCGTCAGCCGGAGTCGTTCAGCGTGTACCGGCTCGTGGGCACGGGCCGGATCGTGGCGTTCACGGCGCGACTGGTCCTGCCGTACCCTCCCGATGCCCAGGACCTGGCCACCGATCCCGTTGTCGCCGCGGCCTGGCGGTACACCGAGGACACCGACCCGGTCAGCCCCGGTGAGCACATCGGCGTCAGCCGTTTCTCGATCTACCCCGAGCAGTACCAGGTGCCCTCCCGGGTCATCGACCTGAGCAGTTCCCGGGCCCAGGCGGAGGCGGCCCGCGCCCGCGGACGCGCGTACGGGTTCGCCGTGTTCCAGGACGCCGAGACGTGGGCAGCGCGGGTCAAGGGCACGCTGGTGGACACGGGGGCGCGGCCGCGGGTCGGCGCTCACACGTACGGGCTGTTCGGCGTCGACTGGCGTCAACTGCCCGTGGAGACATGGCTCATGCGTTTCATATCGGCCACCGAGGCGCCGGCTGCCCCGTCCGGGCCGTCGCCCGTGTCGCGCACCGCGTTCGACCAGGCCGTGCGCGAGGCGCTGGCCCACTGGCGTGACGCGGACGCGTTCTCCGCCTGCGCGCTGATGCGGTCCCGTCTCGCGGCCGACTTCGACAGTCCTGTCGGGGAATTGCGTGCCCTGCTGCGCGGGGCGGTCGACGAACTGGGGCTCGACCCGCGCGGGGTGCGCGCCCGCGAGGCCCTGACGGCCGGCTACTTCTCCGGCGCGCCCACCCAGGAGGCCGCTGCCCGCCGCCTGGGTCTCCCGTACGGCACCTACCGCCGCCATCTGCGCCAGGGCCTGGATCTGCTCTGTGAGGCCTTGTGGCAGCAGGAGTTGCACGACCCGCGGTAGCGACGGTGGACGGACGCGCACCGCCGGCGCGGCCGGGTGCCGTGCCCGGTGTCCGGTCGGGCCGGTGCCGGTGTCGGTGCCGGCCCGGTGCCGGCCCGGTGGACAGGTGTGGACAGGAGTGGACAGTGGCCGGTCCTGTCGGGCCTGGATAGTGGACAGCGTCCGCGTCGAGTCTGTGCGGCATGAACGTTGCACTCACTCAGACGGGCCGGGCACCAGGCCGGGCCCCCGGGCCGGGAGCGGTGCTGGCCGCGCTCGCCGCGGCCCAGTTCACCGTCATGCTCGCCACCTCGATCGTCAATGTGGCGCTGCCGCAGATCCGCGCGGGGGCGAGCCTCTCGGACGGCGGGACCACCTGGGTGGTCAACGCCTACGGCCTGGCGTTCGGGGCACTGCTCCTGGCGGGCGGCCGGGTGGCCGATCTCCTGGGCCGCCGCCGGGTGCTGGTCGGCGGGCTCGCCCTGTTCGCACTGGCTTCGGCGGCGGCCGGACTGACCAGCTCCTCCGGCGTGCTGATCACCGCCCGGGCGGTGCAGGGTGTGGGCGCCGCCGCGATCGCCCCGGCCGCGCTCGCCCTGGTGATGGACCGGTTCCCGCCCGGTCCGGGGCGCGGTAGGGCGCTGGGCGTGTGGGGTGCGGTCTCCGGCGCGGGAGCGGCCGGCGGAGTGCTGCTGGGCGGTGTGCTCACCCAGGCGTGGGGCTGGCCCTGGATCTTCCACTCGGTGGCTCTCGGATCGGCGGTGGTACTGGCCGCCGTGGTCGCGCTGGTACCACGGGACACCAAAGCGGAGACCGGACGGCAGGGCGAACTGCAGGGCGCGACGAAACAAGGCCGGTTCGACCTGCTGGGCACCGTCACCGTCACGCTCGCCCTGACCTCCCTGGTGTGGGGGCTGACCACGGCACGCGGCGCCGGCTGGACCGACGCCCGGGTGCTGGGCTCCCTCGGCGCCGCCGCCGTGCTGCTCCTGGCCTTCTGCGTGATCGAGCGCCGCCGGCCGAACGCGCTCGTACCGCCGCGGCTGCTCCGCGCCGGCCGGGTCGCCGCGGGCAATCTGCTGATGGCGCTGCTGGGGTCCGTATGGATCGCCTTGTTCTTCTTCCTGCCGCTCTACCAGCAACAGGTGCTCGGGTCCGGCCCCTTGCTCACCGGGGTGGGACAACTCCCGCTCGCCGTGGCCCATATGATCGGCTCCGCTCTCGCTCCGCGGATCGCCCGAGTCGTCGGAGCCACCGCGACCGTCACTGCGGCGCTGCTGACCGAGGCCGCCGGTCTGTTGTGGCTGTCATGGATGCGGCCGGACGGGACCTACCTCGTCGATGTCCTCGGGCCGAGCATCCTGATCGGCCTGGGCCTGAGCATCGCCTTCGTCCAGCTGACCGCGCTCGCGGTGGACGGCGTACCGCGTGAGGACGCGGGTCTCGCCGGCGGACTGGTGAACACCACCCGACAGGTCGGCGGCGCCATCGGCCTAGCCACGCTCGCCACCCTGGCCGGCTCCGTCACCGCCCACGCGTCCACCGACCGGCCGCCTCTGGACGCCCTCACCGCCGGCTACCAGACGGCCTTCACCGTCTCCGCCGCCGTCCTGGCCGCCACCGCGCTCCTCGCCCTGTTCCTGACCCGCCGTCCCGGCGCGCGTACGGCGACCGGCACCACCGCCCGACCGGCCGGCGCCGACCCGGGAACCTCTCCGCTCCCACCGGTCCCGCTGGACCGATGAATCAGCCACAACCGCAGCCGCAGCACCGACACATCTCATCCAGACAGGAAGTACAGCCATGGTCACCATCGACGAAACCGCCCCCGTGATCGTCCGCCTGAGCACCGTGATCGACGCCCCGCTCTCGACCGTGTGGGCGCTGCACACCGATGTCGCGGCCTGGCCGACCTGGAACACGGACATCGACCGGTCGGCGGTCGACGGACCGCTTCTTACCGGCCGTTCCTTCCGCTGGCTCACCCACGGCCTGGACATCACCTCCACCGTGCGCGAGCTGGTCCCGGGGAAGCGGATCGTGTGGGGCGGGACCGTCGAGGGCATCGTCGGCGTCCACGTATGGGCCTTCGAGCAGTCCGACGCCGGTGTCGTCGTCCACACCGAGGAGTCCTGGAGCGGAGAACCCGTCGACGCCGAGGTCGACGAACTCGGCAAGGCTCTCCACGACTCCCTCGAAGGCTGGCTCTCCCACCTCAAGAACCGTGCGGAACAGCCCGTCTGACCGCACATCACCTCCATGCCCCCACGCACGCACGTGTCCACCGATCGACCCGTCCCCGCATCCACGAAAGGGATTTTCGCCATGACGACCACCCCGCCGTACCTGACCGGCCACTACACCCCCGTCGCCGACGAGATCTCCGCG comes from Streptomyces virginiae and encodes:
- a CDS encoding nuclear transport factor 2 family protein; translated protein: MTSTDITRAIDDLLFTPGLDLTEAIDRHFTPDYRQRTNGVWSDRASFTQHMTRLRSLIRSGHIEVHDELRDGTRYADRHTVTLVHEDGHTSRTEVYLFALLAADGRFRRVEETTLLVTGHADDGNLGLVK
- a CDS encoding MFS transporter, with translation MNVALTQTGRAPGRAPGPGAVLAALAAAQFTVMLATSIVNVALPQIRAGASLSDGGTTWVVNAYGLAFGALLLAGGRVADLLGRRRVLVGGLALFALASAAAGLTSSSGVLITARAVQGVGAAAIAPAALALVMDRFPPGPGRGRALGVWGAVSGAGAAGGVLLGGVLTQAWGWPWIFHSVALGSAVVLAAVVALVPRDTKAETGRQGELQGATKQGRFDLLGTVTVTLALTSLVWGLTTARGAGWTDARVLGSLGAAAVLLLAFCVIERRRPNALVPPRLLRAGRVAAGNLLMALLGSVWIALFFFLPLYQQQVLGSGPLLTGVGQLPLAVAHMIGSALAPRIARVVGATATVTAALLTEAAGLLWLSWMRPDGTYLVDVLGPSILIGLGLSIAFVQLTALAVDGVPREDAGLAGGLVNTTRQVGGAIGLATLATLAGSVTAHASTDRPPLDALTAGYQTAFTVSAAVLAATALLALFLTRRPGARTATGTTARPAGADPGTSPLPPVPLDR
- a CDS encoding SRPBCC family protein → MVTIDETAPVIVRLSTVIDAPLSTVWALHTDVAAWPTWNTDIDRSAVDGPLLTGRSFRWLTHGLDITSTVRELVPGKRIVWGGTVEGIVGVHVWAFEQSDAGVVVHTEESWSGEPVDAEVDELGKALHDSLEGWLSHLKNRAEQPV
- a CDS encoding AAA family ATPase, coding for MVSVGERLSRARVQAFVGRGEELERFGEALAGDPQAPFAFYVYGPGGIGKSTLLRRLADHARAAGRLLVELDGRFVSRDPADFEHAAGPFLDVPGTVLFVDSFEHCQWLESWLWHHFLPRAADDTLVVLGGRRAPQPQWAADPAWSRLLHVSELEPFSAEQARSLLVAAQIRPELRDRVLRFAGGNPLALSLAAAAGSEGCGREEIWAPTADVLRTLLAGLIGEVPTASHRRALEVAAQAHSTSEELLAAVLPGEDVHPLFSWLRDLPFMESSLRGLYPHDAARETLAADLRWRAPNAFEAMRRRLADEYLRILREAPEERVWTVTDDLFYLFREGATLARLRSWSREDEVHDRPLHPDDIDVILRMATETEGAASADLVRYWARRQPESFSVYRLVGTGRIVAFTARLVLPYPPDAQDLATDPVVAAAWRYTEDTDPVSPGEHIGVSRFSIYPEQYQVPSRVIDLSSSRAQAEAARARGRAYGFAVFQDAETWAARVKGTLVDTGARPRVGAHTYGLFGVDWRQLPVETWLMRFISATEAPAAPSGPSPVSRTAFDQAVREALAHWRDADAFSACALMRSRLAADFDSPVGELRALLRGAVDELGLDPRGVRAREALTAGYFSGAPTQEAAARRLGLPYGTYRRHLRQGLDLLCEALWQQELHDPR